A single region of the Lycium barbarum isolate Lr01 chromosome 2, ASM1917538v2, whole genome shotgun sequence genome encodes:
- the LOC132628546 gene encoding uncharacterized protein LOC132628546, giving the protein MDEFRDSQKERIQEALDLGELTTGSGLNQELGLSRACDTRWGSHFKSFNNFILMFGSILNVLESLVLDARLMDERAKAMGYLEACRTYEVAFMLHLMSDVLAITNELNKCLQKKEQDLANAMLLVEVAKIRLQAYRDEEWDSLIARVSLFCIKHEILVPNFEEPYVSSLRSRRRLGDNKVSHHYRVEVFCNIIDWQLQELKDRFGEATTDLLHGISCLNPIDLFSSFDIRKIMKMAKLYPDDFNEFNMGSLENQLASYIIDVRDVDERFYNLKGLCDLSKKLVQTKKHSNYPLVFRLVKLALLLPVATASVERAFSAMKFIKNDLRSQMSDDFFSGCLVPYLEKDVFDNVSNDAIIKTFQDMKPRRVQL; this is encoded by the coding sequence ATGGATGAATTTCGAGATTCTCAAAAAGAAAGAATTCAAGAGGCATTAGATTTGGGTGAGCTTACAACCGGTAGTGGCTTGAATCAAGAACTTGGTCTTTCAAGAGCTTGTGATACGCGTTGGGGATCTCATTTTAAATCTTTCAACAATTTTATTCTTATGTTTGGCTCTATTCTTAATGTTCTTGAATCACTTGTTCTTGATGCACGATTAATGGATGAAAGAGCCAAGGCAATGGGATATCTTGAAGCTTGTCGAACATATGAGGTTGCGTTCATGTTGCATTTGATGAGTGATGTTTTAGCAATCACAAATGAGCTTAATAAATGCTTACAAAAAAAGGAGCAAGATTTGGCAAATGCCATGTTACTTGTTGAAGTAGCAAAAATAAGGTTGCAAGCATATAGGGATGAAGAATGGGATTCTCTTATTGCTAGGGTGTCTTTGTTTTGTATCAAGCATGAAATTTTGGTACCTAACTTTGAGGAGCCATATGTTAGCTCTTTAAGATCACGAAGGAGACTTGGTGACAATAAAGTCTCTCATCATTATCGTGTTGAGGTATTTTGCAATATTATTGATTGGCAACTTCAAGAACTTAAAGATCGTTTTGGCGAAGCGACGACTGATTTGCTTCATGGAATTTCTTGTTTGAATCCAATTGACTTGTTTTCAAGTTTTGATATCAGGAAAATAATGAAAATGGCTAAATTATATCCTGATGACTTTAATGAATTCAATATGGGTTCTCTTGAGAATCAACTTGCAAGTTACATTATTGATGTTCGTGATGTTGATGAAAGGTTCTACAATCTAAAAGGGCTTTGTGATCTTTCAAAAAAATTAGTTCAGACAAAGAAGCATTCAAATTATCCTCTTGTATTCCGCTTAGTGAAACTTGCTTTGCTTCTGCCAGTTGCCACTGCATCCGTTGAAAGAGCTTTTTCAGCAATGAAGTTTATCAAGAATGACTTGCGGAGTCAAATGAGTGATGATTTTTTTAGCGGTTGTTTGGTGCCTTATCTAGAAAAAGATGTATTTGATAATGtttctaatgatgctattattaagACATTTCAAGATATGAAACCTCGTAGAGTACAATTGTAG
- the LOC132626466 gene encoding homeobox-leucine zipper protein ANTHOCYANINLESS 2-like — MDSKQVKFWFQNRRTQMKSLSERCEKGTLKQENVKLRTEQNALKEAMRNPICDHCGYRCTIVDINIDEYQAKIEHDRLQDEVKRIKVLADKLLGSSAYLEGSTTSMMENSDLGFDAGRNAIGGINVVDTASPMGLNFGNDLSSCLPVISPRLTTSLVNEDVIYDKSMLMDLAFAAKNELLKLAENGEPLWLKSLDGGGETLNLEAYARSCTRFTLMKPGHFTTEATRAFGTVFSNSQTLVETLMNESQWVETFSCIVGKTSTIDVISGDIGGSRSGTLQLIQTEFQIISNLVPVRKIKFLRFCQQVGEGTWIVMDVSVDTMQEGSHQCEIENCRRLPSSCIVQDMLNGYCKVTWIEHMEYNENFIHHLYHPLVRIGLGFGAQRWMANLQRKSEFLAVMMSSVNTTSDHAVCSSGQKSIGKLVQRMTRSFCAGVCATIHKWETIQRANGEDAKLMMRKNIGDPGEPIGVVLSATKTIWLPMKQHLLFEFFMNEQTRSQWDVVPSSGPMQQMVHVFKGQNLDSSISLFHVNGDDISANQNSRLILQDACTDATGSLLVYATINSLAVNMVMNGGDSSCVALLPSGIAIVPDCYHDFSGAHSCNGVSGKKDNGFSCSGSLVTIGFQLLVNSSPAAKY; from the exons ATGGACAGCAAGCAAGTTAAGTTTTGGTTCCAAAATAGAAGAACCCAAATGAAG TCGCTATCAGAACGCTGTGAAAAAGGAACGTTGAAACAAGAAAATGTTAAGCTTCGCACAGAGCAGAATGCATTGAAAGAAGCCATGAGAAACCCAATTTGCGACCATTGTGGTTATCGATGTACTATTGTTGACATAAATATTGATGAATATCAAGCGAAAATTGAGCATGACCGACTTCAAGATGAAGTCAAGAGGATCAAGGTCCTGGCAGACAAACTTTTGGGATCTTCTGCTTACTTAGAAGGATCAACGACTTCCATGATGGAAAATtctgatttgggatttgatgcgGGAAGAAATGCCATTGGTGGTATAAATGTTGTGGACACGGCATCTCCAATGGGGCTTAATTTTGGGAATGATCTGTCAAGTTGTCTGCCAGTAATTTCTCCACGGCTCACCACAAGCTTGGTTAATGAAGATGTAATATATGATAAGTCAATGTTAATGGATCTTGCTTTTGCTGCTAAGAATGAGTTGCTTAAGCTGGCTGAGAATGGTGAACCTCTTTGGCTCAAAAGTTTGGATGGAGGTGGAGAAACATTGAACCTAGAGGCATATGCTAGATCATGTACCCGATTTACTTTAATGAAACCTGGACATTTCACAACAGAAGCCACAAGGGCATTTGGTACAGTATTTAGCAACAGTCAGACGTTGGTGGAGACATTGATGAAcgag AGCCAATGGGTGGAAACTTTTTCATGTATTGTGGGAAAAACCTCTACAATTGATGTGATTTCCGGTGACATAGGTGGAAGCAGGAGTGGTACTCTTCAATTG ATTCAAACTGAATTTCAAATTATTTCTAATCTCGTCCCTGTCCGTAAAATAAAATTTCTCCGCTTCTGCCAGCAAGTTGGCGAAGGTACTTGGATTGTCATGGATGTGTCTGTTGACACAATGCAAGAAGGTTCACATCAATGTGAAATTGAGAATTGCAGGAGGCTCCCTTCTAGTTGTATTGTGCAAGATATGCTTAATGGTTACTGCAAG GTTACTTGGATCGAGCACATGGAGTATAATGAAAACTTTATCCACCATTTGTACCACCCTTTGGTCAGGATTGGCCTGGGGTTTGGCGCACAAAGGTGGATGGCCAATCTGCAGAGGAAATCTGAGTTCTTGGCAGTGATGATGTCTTCTGTTAACACCACAAGTGATCATGCAG TTTGTTCAAGCGGTCAAAAGAGCATAGGGAAGTTGGTTCAACGCATGACTCGCAGCTTTTGCGCTGGGGTTTGTGCAACCATTCACAAGTGGGAAACAATCCAAAGAGCAAATGGAGAAGATGCAAAGTTGATGATGAGAAAGAACATTGGTGATCCTGGTGAGCCTATTGGTGTGGTATTGAGTGCTACAAAGACCATCTGGTTGCCAATGAAACAACATCTCTTGTTTGAATTCTTCATGAATGAACAAACAAGGAGCCAATGGGATGTCGTGCCCAGTAGTGGTCCCATGCAACAAATGGTCCACGTTTTTAAGGGTCAAAATCTTGACAGTAGCATCTCTCTTTTCCATGTAAAT GGGGATGACATTAGTGCTAATCAAAACAGTAGGTTGATTTTGCAAGATGCTTGCACGGACGCAACGGGATCCCTTTTAGTATATGCAACAATTAATTCTTTAGCAGTGAATATGGTGATGAATGGTGGGGATTCTTCTTGTGTGGCTCTCTTGCCATCTGGAATTGCAATAGTTCCTGATTGTTATCATGATTTTTCTGGGGCTCATAGCTGCAACGGAGTTTCTGGGAAGAAAGATAATGGCTTTAGCTGTAGTGGATCTCTTGTGACTATTGGGTTCCAATTATTGGTGAACAGCTCGCCTGCTGCAAAGTATTAG